One part of the Glycine soja cultivar W05 chromosome 11, ASM419377v2, whole genome shotgun sequence genome encodes these proteins:
- the LOC114376131 gene encoding cilia- and flagella-associated protein 20-like isoform X4 — protein sequence MGQRRSKPLQIWDKEVVNGHVKRPQDEDIQSNVLEIIGSNIQSTYITCPADPAATLGIKLPFLVLIVKNLMKYFTFEIQVLDDKNVRRRFRASNFQAVTRVKPYMCTMPLRMDEGWNQIQFNLADFTKRAYGTNYVETLRVQVHANCCLRRIYFSDRLYSEEELPPEFKLYLPMQKS from the exons TTGTGAATGGCCATGTTAAACGACCACAGGATGAAGACATACAATCCAATGTACTGGAAATAATTGGATCAAATATTCAGTCCACATACATTACGTGCCCAGCTGACCCAGCTGCAACACTTGGTATAAAACTTCCATTCTTGGTTTTGATTGTCAAGAATCTAATGAAGTATTTCACATTTGAGATTCAAGTTTTGGATGATAAGAATGTCAGACGACGATTTCGAGCCTCAAATTTTCAA GCTGTCACTCGGGTAAAGCCCTACATGTGCACTATGCCACTGAGAATGGATGAGGGGTGGAATCAAATCCAGTTTAACCTGGCTGATTTCACCAAGAGAGCATATGGTACTAATTATGTGGAGACACTGCGAGTTCAGGTACATGCAAACTGTTGCCTGAGAAGGATTTACTTCTCTGACCGCCTCTACTCTGAAGAGGAACTCCCTCCAGAGTTCAAATTGTACCTTCCAATGCAG AAATCATGA